The nucleotide sequence CAGGAACATCTACTAAGTATTGCTCTCCTCCTTCGCAGTCAATTTTCGCTATATCGATACGGTGTTGCTTGAGAATGTGTTTCCAAGTCGTTCCCTCGCACTGAATTTGATAGCTCCCCTTTTCCATTCCAAATCCGAGAGAGCCCCCCGGCGTATTGGAAGATAAGTTCAATACCCCTTCTTCCTTAGCTACCGCTTGTTGATGAATGCTGATTTTATTTGTAAAAGGCTGTAAATTATATTTTAGGGACACCACATTTTCGGCCAAGGGCTCATAAATGATGACCTGGCTGGCTCCCTTCTCTAAAAAATACAGGGCAGAATCGCCAACAAAGCCTCCGATATCCAATACCGCTTTATTTTCCCATTCGCACTCATACAAATTATCGAATAGACCGGACAAATATTCCGCATAGATGCCAATAAACTGCATATAAGTCGCGCAAAACGTGCGATTTCCATAACGCCACAAATAAAAATTCTTAGCCAGCCGCTGCTCTCGGTAAGGCAAAATTTTTAAAAGTAATTGGATATCTTGCATGCCCAGCTGATGCGTCATTTCGACGGCAGTCGAGCGCCTATCCGCATAGGCAGCGAAGGCAATGAGCCAGTGCTTTGGCTTGACATGACGGACTAAACGAAGAATATCAAGCGCATAGGCCTCTTTTGATAATTTCCGGGCATAATGCGGAATCTTTTTCAATTTCTTTAGCATATATAAACTCAGGTAAAGCAACTTAACTTTCTTCTTGGCCGGCTTGCTAATAGTTCTTGATTTGCCTGGCG is from Candidatus Protochlamydia phocaeensis and encodes:
- a CDS encoding FkbM family methyltransferase; the encoded protein is MLKKLKKIPHYARKLSKEAYALDILRLVRHVKPKHWLIAFAAYADRRSTAVEMTHQLGMQDIQLLLKILPYREQRLAKNFYLWRYGNRTFCATYMQFIGIYAEYLSGLFDNLYECEWENKAVLDIGGFVGDSALYFLEKGASQVIIYEPLAENVVSLKYNLQPFTNKISIHQQAVAKEEGVLNLSSNTPGGSLGFGMEKGSYQIQCEGTTWKHILKQHRIDIAKIDCEGGEQYLVDVPATDLQAISYWIIETHSPEIDAQVRKKFQESGFDLIKEVTLTPLVRLLHFKK